TGAAGCCAAGTGGGCTGTAGGGTAGCCACTACAAAATAGATAGCCACCAGCACGGTGACGACCTGCGAAAACAGCAACCAGGTGCGTTTCATGTAATGCGTATAGGTAGTAAGGGGAATAAGCCCACATTGTGAAGCATGGCCGCGCCAGGCGTCGAAGCGAACATTTGCTTGCACGCAATTGCATAACGCAAAGCTTCACAGATTGCAGGAGCGATGGCTATAGGACTGCAGGCATCTAAAGTTTTGCGCGTCCAGGAGCCATGAGTGAAAACCCTAGAATGTTTTTTCGACTGCGCTTACGCCGCCGTTACTGAAGTGACTGCCCACAAGGTGCTCATATTCGGTCTGGTGCGGCTTTGTATCTGAAGCCCGCCGCAATCGGTCTGCCACTGCACGTTGACCCGTGATCAGCGGCCTTATCCGCGCTGTCCTGCTGTTCGATCTAGGAAACACCATGACTACGCTTGACCACGCTGCATCGGCCAACGCGCCGGCTGCAGCGCCGAATCGTCTCCTGAACCGGGAGGACTACAAGACCCTGGGCTTATCGGCCCTGGGCGGAACGCTGGAGTTTTATGACTTCGTGGTGTTCGTCTTTTTTGCCAATGTGATTGGCAGCCTGTTCTTTCCAGCCTCGCTGCCGGAGTGGATGCGCCAGCTGCAGACGCTGGGCATTTTCGCGGCCGGTTATCTGGCGCGCCCCATCGGCGGTATCTTGATTGCCCACTTCGGCGACATCCTGGGCCGCAAGAAGATGTTCACGCTGTCGGTGTTCCTGATGGCCGTGCCTACCCTGGTCATCGGTCTGTTGCCGACTTATGAAACCATCGGCCTGGCCGCTCCCATCCTGCTGCTGCTGATGCGTGTGATGCAAGGTGCTGCCATTGGCGGTGAAATGCCTGGTGCCTGGGTGTTCGTGGCCGAGCATGCGCCCCAGAAGCGTTACGGCTTTGCGATTGGCGCACTGACTTCCGGGATTACCGGCGGCATTTTCCTGGGCTCCATCATCGGGGTGTGGCTCAACAGCACCTACAGTCAGGGCGAGATCCACGACTGGGCCTGGCGTCTGCCCTTCATTCTGGGCGGTGTCTTCGGCCTGGTGTCTGTGTATCTGCGCAAGTTCCTGCACGAGACTCCCATCTTCCAGGAGCTGCAGGCCCGCAAGGCCGCCGACCGCGAACTGCCGATCAAGACCATCCTGCGCGACCACCGTGAAGCCTGCGTCGTCGTGGCGCTGATGACCTGGGTGCTGTCCACGGCGATCGTGGTGGTGATTCTGTTCACACCAGCCTATCTGCAAAAGGTGTTCCACATCGAGCCGGCCATGGCCCTGAAGGCCAATGCCGTGGCGACCGTGACGCTGACCATAGGCTGCGTGTTCTGGGGCTGGCTGTCCGACAAGATAGGCACCAAGCTGACCATGCTCATCGGCTGGGGCGGCATGACGGCCACGGCCTATCTGTTCTACCTGAACCTGCCTGGCAACGAAGCATCGCTGATCTGCAACTATGCAACCGTGGGCTTTTTTGTGGGCTCCATCTCGCTGCTGCCCGTGGTGGGTGTGCGGGCCTTCCCGCCGGAGGTGCGCTTCACCGGTCTGTCCTTCTCCTACAACATGGCTTATGCCGTGTTTGGCGGCCTGACCCCGATGCTGGTGTCCGTGTGGCAGCAGGTGGATGTGATGGCTCCAGCCCACTATGTGGCGGCCATGGGCGTGCTGGGCATGGCCATGGGATTCTGGCCACTGGCCTGCAAGGGCTGGCAAGCCAAGAAGGCTTGAAGTCACTTGTTCTGATGAAAAGGGCAGCTCTGGGCTGCCCTTTTTACGTCTGTCAAAGCCTTGCTGGCTGGGTCTGCGTGCGGGCTTGGGCACAATCGAGCCATGAGCATTGAGCGAAACACCCTGTTATCCGTTTTCAACGGGCTGCTGCAGCCTGAACGTTTCAAGGACTACGGACCCAACGGCCTGCAGGTCGAAGGCAAGAGCGAGATTCGTCGCATCGTCAGCGGTGTGACGGCCAGTCGCGCCCTGATCGAGGCGGCGATCGAGTCCGGGGCCGATGCCATCTTCGTGCACCACGGTCTGTTCTGGCGCGGTATGGATGGTCGCATCACGGGCTGGCTCAAGGAGCGCATCCGTCTGTTGCTGGCGCATGACATCAATCTGTTTGCCTATCACCTGCCGCTGGATGCCCATGCCGAACTGGGCAACAACGCGCAGCTCGGTACGCGGCTGGGCGTGCAGGGGCAGGCCACATTCGGCGACCAGAACCTGGGCTGGCTGGCCGATGTGGACTTTGCCGATGCCACAGCTCTGGCCGAACATGTGCAAGCCGTGCTGGGGCGCAAGGTGACGCTGGCCGGTGCGCAAGGGTACAAGCCGATCCGCAAGCTGGCCTGGTGCACCGGAGGGGCGCAGGGCTTTTTCGAGTCCGCGATTGCCGCAGGCGCCGATGCCTATATCACCGGCGAGATTTCCGAACCCCAGATGCATCTGGCGAGTGAGATGGGCGTGAGCTTCATCGCTGCCGGCCATCATGCGACCGAGCGCTATGGAGCGCCGGCCGTGGCGGCCCATGTAGCTCAGGAGTGCGGGCTGGAGCACCGTTTCATCGATATCGACAACCCGGCCTGATCCGCTCCTGGACCTTTGTCTTTCACTTTGATGGCTGCAAGCACTCTGGAAGAGGGGGCTTGCGGCGACTCTGATGCCTATGTCCGTCATTGCTTCAACCCAAACCATCGCCATCACCCAGGGCGACTGTGCAGGCATAGGGCCTGAAATCATCGCCAAGGCCTTCCGGGCTGCGCCGCAGGCCATGCGAGGCTGTTTTGTGGTGGGCGAGTTGCAGACTCTGCGCCGAGCCACGGCACTGGCAGCTCGAGCCGCTGACGGCGATCAGGGCATCGCCCAGCCCGTGGTGGTGATCGATGAGCCGAGCGACGCCTGGTCTGTTCCGGAAGGTGCTGTCGCGCTGCTGAACCTGCCGGGACTGGCGGGGCCTCAGCCCTATGGCCAGATTTGCGCAGCTGCCGGGCAGGCCGCTGCGCAATGCGTGGTCTGGGCCGCGCAAGCGGCTTTGCGTGGCGAGATTGCTGCCCTGGTCACGGCACCCTTGCACAAGGAAGCGCTGCATCTGGCAGGCGTGACTTTCCCAGGGCACACAGAACTCCTGCAGGCCGAAGCGGCCGCCCATGCAGGCGTTTCGCTGGAGCAAATGCCGGTGCGCATGATGCTGGCGAACGACGAGTTGCGCACCGTGCTGGTCAGCATCCATGTCTCGCTGCGCGAGGCCATCGAGGCCGTGACCGGGCCGCAGATTCTGCAGACCCTGCGCATCACGCATCAGGCGCTGGGCAAGAGCCTGGGACGTACGCCTCGCATTGCCGTGGCAGGACTCAATCCGCATGCGGGCGAGGGCGGCATCTTCGGGCGTGAAGAAATCGAGATCATTGCCCCGGCGATAGCGGCAGCGCAGGCCGAAGGCATGGATGTGCAGGGACCGTTTGCGCCGGACACGGTCTTCATGCGG
This region of Comamonas thiooxydans genomic DNA includes:
- the pdxA gene encoding 4-hydroxythreonine-4-phosphate dehydrogenase PdxA, which produces MSVIASTQTIAITQGDCAGIGPEIIAKAFRAAPQAMRGCFVVGELQTLRRATALAARAADGDQGIAQPVVVIDEPSDAWSVPEGAVALLNLPGLAGPQPYGQICAAAGQAAAQCVVWAAQAALRGEIAALVTAPLHKEALHLAGVTFPGHTELLQAEAAAHAGVSLEQMPVRMMLANDELRTVLVSIHVSLREAIEAVTGPQILQTLRITHQALGKSLGRTPRIAVAGLNPHAGEGGIFGREEIEIIAPAIAAAQAEGMDVQGPFAPDTVFMRARNTPAHPGEFDVVLAMYHDQGLIPVKYLGVEKGVNVTLGLPLVRTSPDHGTAFDIAGLGVADEASLLEAVHMARSLAS
- a CDS encoding MFS transporter — protein: MTTLDHAASANAPAAAPNRLLNREDYKTLGLSALGGTLEFYDFVVFVFFANVIGSLFFPASLPEWMRQLQTLGIFAAGYLARPIGGILIAHFGDILGRKKMFTLSVFLMAVPTLVIGLLPTYETIGLAAPILLLLMRVMQGAAIGGEMPGAWVFVAEHAPQKRYGFAIGALTSGITGGIFLGSIIGVWLNSTYSQGEIHDWAWRLPFILGGVFGLVSVYLRKFLHETPIFQELQARKAADRELPIKTILRDHREACVVVALMTWVLSTAIVVVILFTPAYLQKVFHIEPAMALKANAVATVTLTIGCVFWGWLSDKIGTKLTMLIGWGGMTATAYLFYLNLPGNEASLICNYATVGFFVGSISLLPVVGVRAFPPEVRFTGLSFSYNMAYAVFGGLTPMLVSVWQQVDVMAPAHYVAAMGVLGMAMGFWPLACKGWQAKKA
- a CDS encoding Nif3-like dinuclear metal center hexameric protein, with translation MSIERNTLLSVFNGLLQPERFKDYGPNGLQVEGKSEIRRIVSGVTASRALIEAAIESGADAIFVHHGLFWRGMDGRITGWLKERIRLLLAHDINLFAYHLPLDAHAELGNNAQLGTRLGVQGQATFGDQNLGWLADVDFADATALAEHVQAVLGRKVTLAGAQGYKPIRKLAWCTGGAQGFFESAIAAGADAYITGEISEPQMHLASEMGVSFIAAGHHATERYGAPAVAAHVAQECGLEHRFIDIDNPA